In Verrucomicrobiota bacterium, one DNA window encodes the following:
- a CDS encoding glycosyltransferase, producing MRILFIQDHLRIGGTEKQTLALAGFSQRNGYDTGVIVFRPGGRLDVRESDLSFFKILQPFNTRIDEWAPGLIGKILTFEPDAIIFMGKVAHLYLPTIRKYLPSITLVATYRSGKPPLSYYRKALQMADGVITNSHAEHKRLIRPYGIPEKLIRTVHNGCLISDRLASKKKADSTKLRLLCSAMFRPQKNQIELLSILTQIPPSIAWHCTFAGSGKLLKSCKAKAKELGIENQVTFTWSNSPDELYETHDVAVHTSTKESLPNSLVEAQCSGLPVVAYLVNGVGECFEEGVSGFGIPFGNQDAFRDALHLLGMDSEKRKAMSQAASAFGREHFDFAARSSDFLAVVNEIHQSRDSSIAH from the coding sequence ATGCGAATTCTCTTTATCCAAGATCATTTACGTATCGGCGGCACCGAGAAGCAAACCCTTGCCCTTGCTGGGTTTAGTCAGAGAAACGGGTATGATACCGGAGTGATCGTGTTCCGACCGGGTGGAAGGCTGGATGTCCGGGAATCCGATCTCTCTTTCTTCAAAATACTCCAGCCATTCAATACACGCATAGATGAATGGGCCCCTGGGCTGATAGGAAAAATTCTCACTTTTGAACCTGATGCTATCATTTTCATGGGGAAAGTGGCCCATCTTTACCTTCCAACTATAAGAAAATACCTTCCTTCCATAACGCTGGTAGCCACTTACCGATCAGGAAAACCGCCTCTATCTTACTATCGGAAAGCGCTCCAGATGGCCGATGGAGTCATTACCAACAGTCATGCTGAGCACAAACGATTGATACGACCTTACGGAATCCCGGAGAAATTGATTAGAACTGTGCACAACGGATGTTTGATTTCAGACCGATTAGCATCTAAAAAGAAGGCCGACTCAACAAAGCTCAGGCTTTTGTGCTCGGCGATGTTCCGTCCGCAAAAGAACCAAATCGAATTACTTTCCATTCTCACTCAGATTCCTCCTAGCATTGCCTGGCATTGTACCTTTGCAGGATCAGGTAAATTGCTTAAATCCTGTAAAGCAAAAGCGAAGGAATTGGGGATCGAGAACCAAGTAACTTTTACCTGGAGTAATTCTCCTGATGAGTTGTACGAAACGCATGATGTTGCGGTTCATACATCGACTAAGGAATCCCTCCCGAATTCCCTGGTCGAAGCTCAATGCAGCGGTCTCCCGGTGGTTGCATATTTGGTAAACGGAGTCGGTGAGTGCTTTGAAGAAGGCGTATCAGGCTTCGGTATACCTTTTGGGAATCAAGATGCATTTCGCGATGCGCTACACCTCTTGGGAATGGACTCCGAAAAACGAAAGGCAATGAGCCAAGCCGCATCAGCATTCGGAAGAGAGCATTTCGATTTTGCAGCGAGATCGTCAGACTTCTTAGCCGTGGTTAACGAGATTCATCAGTCTCGTGATTCATCAATCGCTCATTAA